A section of the Pirellulales bacterium genome encodes:
- a CDS encoding MFS transporter, whose translation MNQKRLFFGCFLSLIAVAFGFAVRGALLGDLARHFSLSNEQLGYLSGVGLYPCAISLILLSLFIDQIGYGRAMAFAFGCHVLAVSLLVFATSFEMLYWGTFVFAVANGTIEAVINPVVATIYDKNKTHWLNVLHAGWPGGLVLGGLLTIGVSSLNLDGEVWRWQMAIVLAPALPYGLILLGQKFPVQERVAAGVTYRDMLKEFGWGSAYICAFLLLAGINQALVVTGLPTLPLWVQAGIALVPAALLGFYVRSFGRPVFVFLLLIMFLLATTELGTDSWIAEIMQAVLKSPTSGTLFLVYTSTIMFILRFCAGPIVHRLSPLGLLAVCSAIAAIGLVSLSAAGAAVGLLLAAATLYGIGKTFFWPTTLGMVSELYPKGGALMLNAVTGVGTLAVGVLGGPAIGIVQDRDLVRIISEREPQLADQVLTTKHGILGPSRSLDQDKLAALKPAQMEVIEQAVIESKQGSLKKIATLPAIMFVCYLVLIVYFHFRGGYRAQVLADSSNSSEASSRKQSR comes from the coding sequence TGATCGCCGTTGCGTTCGGATTCGCGGTGCGCGGCGCCTTATTGGGCGATCTGGCGCGCCATTTCAGTCTCAGCAATGAACAGCTTGGCTATCTTAGCGGGGTGGGTTTATATCCCTGTGCGATATCGCTCATACTTTTGAGTCTCTTTATCGATCAGATCGGATATGGCCGGGCGATGGCATTCGCGTTCGGTTGCCACGTGCTCGCCGTCAGTCTGCTTGTCTTTGCCACGAGCTTCGAAATGCTGTACTGGGGAACCTTTGTGTTCGCGGTGGCCAACGGCACTATAGAAGCAGTGATCAATCCGGTCGTGGCCACGATCTACGACAAAAATAAGACACACTGGCTGAATGTTTTGCACGCCGGCTGGCCGGGTGGCCTGGTGCTGGGCGGATTGCTAACCATCGGCGTTAGCTCCTTGAATTTGGATGGCGAAGTATGGCGCTGGCAAATGGCAATCGTGCTGGCGCCGGCCCTACCCTATGGTCTGATCTTGTTGGGGCAGAAATTTCCAGTTCAGGAGCGCGTCGCGGCAGGCGTCACTTACCGTGACATGCTCAAAGAATTCGGCTGGGGAAGCGCCTATATCTGCGCATTTCTATTGTTGGCCGGAATCAACCAAGCCTTGGTCGTTACCGGACTGCCTACTCTCCCGCTCTGGGTTCAGGCCGGCATCGCCCTTGTGCCCGCAGCATTGCTTGGATTCTACGTGCGGTCTTTTGGCCGGCCGGTTTTCGTCTTCCTACTGTTAATCATGTTCCTACTTGCAACCACAGAACTCGGCACTGACAGTTGGATCGCCGAGATCATGCAGGCCGTGCTCAAAAGCCCGACTAGCGGAACCCTCTTCCTGGTTTATACGTCAACGATCATGTTTATTTTGCGGTTTTGCGCTGGGCCGATTGTGCATAGGCTGTCACCTCTGGGATTGCTGGCCGTTTGCTCGGCAATCGCTGCCATTGGTCTCGTATCGCTTTCTGCGGCAGGCGCAGCAGTGGGGCTCTTGCTCGCCGCAGCTACGCTCTACGGCATCGGCAAGACTTTCTTTTGGCCCACCACCTTGGGAATGGTTTCAGAACTTTATCCCAAGGGGGGCGCGCTCATGCTCAATGCCGTCACGGGCGTCGGCACCCTAGCTGTCGGTGTGCTAGGAGGACCAGCAATTGGCATCGTCCAGGATCGTGACTTGGTTCGCATTATTTCCGAACGAGAGCCTCAGTTAGCCGATCAAGTACTGACGACCAAGCACGGTATTCTCGGCCCGTCACGCAGCCTCGATCAAGATAAATTGGCCGCGTTAAAGCCCGCTCAGATGGAAGTGATCGAGCAGGCGGTCATTGAATCCAAACAGGGGTCGCTCAAGAAGATCGCCACCCTGCCTGCAATCATGTTCGTTTGCTACTTAGTCTTGATCGTCTACTTTCACTTCCGCGGAGGCTATCGCGCTCAGGTGCTTGCCGACAGTTCGAACTCTTCCGAGGCGTCCAGCAGAAAGCAATCCAGATGA